One genomic region from Mycoplasmoides pirum ATCC 25960 encodes:
- a CDS encoding MIP family Ig-specific serine endopeptidase: protein MKRKINFKKFLSLITFIVILGVSTFSILSCSNENSTQNPNKPEEPSTPPVTPPDPEKPIEPVTPGNPYYQHYSGLATPNPNYPDKDPYNSFLVSPGPPHTSHYQPSQGIERGSQPSKGILYTEQDKKNILRSFSSVFERSDSSPNGTSWILDYKIPDGIESETNITYTDDNYPLTWYFGTNSHVLDDLRLPNDTLYPHIDPTVDTDAKKQTNTILLRNPISYNLFEKNEDPRLNFDYSNVVTTSTVYLKIFDDEDKNHENPRAKRIFLGNDFLSTSPKDFNTCDNFKKYEEYADFAVWEYTFRTSKEAKEVTYNYANNKPEDKFKYKKTDLLHDPSALPDGTVYQVGYPQVGNNFEMNVNRPKDDESGKGSTLSTSINYNNIDGHPGLLDNSLGLASWLLGYQYEDKLPYLPWGLNYATNYGNMAGGSSGSLITDSEGYAWSIHYASDNEAVTGLSQAFYSKGYDYKGKWGKYNLPGYDLISGYEKDPNEFPLQKTSYRDNLIKLYGKNKTNYRTNLFPNGVNRS, encoded by the coding sequence ATGAAAAGAAAAATAAATTTTAAAAAATTTTTAAGTTTAATAACATTTATAGTTATTCTTGGAGTATCTACTTTTTCCATTTTGAGTTGTTCAAATGAAAATTCAACTCAAAATCCAAATAAACCAGAAGAACCAAGTACTCCACCAGTTACCCCACCAGATCCAGAAAAACCAATAGAACCTGTTACTCCAGGCAATCCATATTATCAACATTATTCTGGTTTGGCCACTCCAAATCCAAATTATCCTGATAAGGATCCTTATAATTCTTTTTTAGTATCTCCTGGACCTCCACATACTTCTCATTATCAACCATCACAGGGAATTGAAAGAGGTAGCCAACCATCAAAGGGTATTTTATATACAGAACAAGATAAAAAAAACATTCTTAGATCTTTTTCTTCTGTATTTGAGCGTAGTGATTCATCACCAAATGGAACTAGCTGAATTTTAGATTATAAAATTCCAGATGGAATAGAATCTGAAACAAATATTACTTATACAGATGATAATTATCCATTAACTTGATATTTTGGAACTAATTCTCACGTTCTAGATGATTTAAGATTACCAAATGATACTTTATATCCTCACATTGATCCTACAGTAGATACTGATGCTAAAAAACAAACTAATACAATTCTTCTTCGCAACCCAATTTCTTATAATCTTTTTGAAAAAAATGAAGATCCAAGATTAAATTTTGACTATAGTAATGTTGTAACAACAAGTACAGTATATTTAAAAATATTTGATGATGAAGATAAAAATCATGAAAATCCAAGAGCTAAAAGAATTTTTTTAGGTAATGATTTTTTATCTACAAGTCCAAAAGATTTCAATACATGTGATAATTTTAAAAAATATGAAGAATACGCTGACTTTGCTGTTTGAGAATACACTTTTAGAACTTCAAAAGAAGCAAAAGAAGTAACTTATAATTACGCAAACAATAAACCAGAAGATAAATTTAAATATAAAAAAACTGATTTATTACATGATCCTAGTGCATTGCCAGATGGAACAGTATATCAAGTTGGATATCCACAAGTTGGTAATAATTTTGAAATGAATGTAAATCGTCCAAAAGATGATGAATCTGGAAAAGGATCTACATTATCAACATCTATAAACTACAACAACATTGATGGTCATCCGGGTTTATTAGACAATTCACTTGGTCTTGCATCATGATTGTTGGGTTATCAATATGAAGATAAATTACCATATTTACCATGAGGTTTAAATTATGCAACTAATTATGGAAATATGGCCGGTGGATCATCTGGTAGTTTAATAACTGATAGCGAAGGTTATGCATGAAGTATTCATTATGCTTCAGATAATGAGGCAGTTACAGGTTTATCACAAGCTTTTTATAGTAAAGGTTATGATTATAAAGGTAAATGAGGTAAATATAATTTGCCTGGTTATGACTTAATATCTGGGTATGAAAAAGACCCGAATGAATTTCCACTTCAAAAGACTTCTTATCGCGACAATTTAATTAAATTGTATGGCAAAAACAAAACAAACTATAGAACTAATTTGTTTCCTAATGGTGTGAATCGAAGCTAA